In a genomic window of Magnolia sinica isolate HGM2019 chromosome 14, MsV1, whole genome shotgun sequence:
- the LOC131224966 gene encoding uncharacterized protein LOC131224966: protein MTSEEFIENLNTALRCFEAVSGLSINMSKFKLFRIHLSVEEVNKFSNILGCPSVTFPSSYVGLPLVVGSPTKAVWDKVVDKVQKALATWKCRYLSIGGRMTLIKAALSNIPTYFTSLLKCPPTTGKDNQKKLHLLDWKEVCKHYQEGGASIKNLRLMNQALLGKWIWRLGTEGDALRNLIIKGKYGSSQGGWWTKELVVTRASLLWKAIMRTEKEVVRNIAFELGNGNRIRF, encoded by the exons ATGACTTCTGAGGAGTTCATTGAGAATCTTAACACGGCCCTCAGATGTTTTGAAGCAGTTTCGGGTCTGAGTATCAACATGTCCAAATTCAAGCTCTTCAGAATTCACCTCTCGGTTGAGGAagtaaacaaattttcaaatatcttagGTTGCCCATCTGTCACTTTCCCTTCATCCTATGTTGGTCTGCCCCTCGTCGTTGGCTCCCCCACGAAAGCGGTATGGGACAAGGTTGTGGACAAGGTTCAAAAAGCTCTTGCCACATGGAAATGTAGGTATTTATCGATTGGTGGTCGAATGACCCTCATCAAGGCAGCTTTATCCAACATCCCTACGTATTTTACATCACTGTTGAAATGCCCCCCTACG ACTGGCAAGGACAATCAGAAGAAGTTGCatctccttgattggaaggaggttTGTAAACATTACCAAGAGGGTGGCGCCAGTATTAAGAATTTGAGACTGATGAATCAGGCCCTTCtcgggaaatggatttggagattgGGAACTGAGGGAGATGCCCTTCGGAACCTCATCATCAAAGGTAAATATGGGTCGTCGCAAGGTGGCTGGTGGACAAAAGAGTTGGTGGTTACTAGAGCCTCGCTCTTATGGAAAGCTATCATGCGAACTGAGAAGGAAGTGGTCAGAAATATAGCGTTTGAGCTAGGCAACGGGAACCGGATTCGTTTCTAG